GTAGGCGGCCCACGCCTCGCGCCGCTCGCGCTCGGAGACCTCACGAGTGCCCACCATGTCGCGCTCGGCCTCGCCATGCTGCTTTCGCGGCAGAAGGCCCATCACAATCAAGCTAAGGCGATCAGTATCCAGATACGGCAATGCTGTTGCGTAAGGTGGCGAAGTGATCAGCAGGTCGACCTTGCCCCGATACTCAGGAAAGATCGAGGCAATGTCCAACGCGTTGCCCCGGCGAATTTGGACGTTTGCAGGCCCTTGGTGCTTGAGAACGGACAGATAAGGATAAATACGATCAACCTGGGCACCTGCCTCGGCCAAAAAACGCACTTGGGCTGTTCCCGCGTCGTAGGGCAGAATTTCCTTTCGGACGCGCAAGTCGGTGGACTTCTGCCACGAGACCGAACGCACGATGTTGCTCAGGCATACGCGGAAAAAGTCGCGGTAGGCCGGGGACCGGATTTTCCCAATCTCGGAAACGATGGAGGCGAGGTCCGTGATCGCCTTAGGGTCGAACCACATACCAAGGTAACGCAAATCGTCTTCCCCCCAAACCTTGGCGGGGTCTGCAGGCTCGAACTTGAACTTTGGTAGCCGATCAACGGCCTGCTTCTTGAATTCCTTTGGATCGATCGCCGGGATCGAGGCCTTGACCGACGCGATTAGGGCCGAAAGCGGGTTCAGATCCGCCCCGATCGCGGCCATTCCGGCTGCGATGGCCTCGCAGGCTGTAGTCCCGCTTCCGCTCATCGGATCGAGTACCAAGGAACCCTCAGGGATACCGGACATGTTGATCAGGCTGCGCACAAGTTGCGGGAAGAATTTCCCCCGGTATTCGTGCAGGTCGTGGGGGCCGTAGCGCAGACGCCGGGCACGGTGCAGCTCGGACCGTTCGTTGCCCGCCGTCTCGCCGTTCTGCGTAAATTCGAGGGCCTTTTGGAGCGTGGGTTCAAGAGAGTCACGCCCAACACGCTGCCAGTAGGTCAACTTAGCGCGCAGCATTTCGTCGGAGACCGCTGTCCGCGCAAGCCAGTAGCCATGCTCCTCGCGAATCTCGTCGCCGGGGTTCAGAAGGGCCCGCAACTCGCGCACGGCGAGCTCTCGCTCGAATGGCTGCAGGTAAGGCTTGATCTCCAGGGCTACCTGATCGGTTCCGCCGGAGAGGAGCAGGGGCGTCGGAACCGCGAAACGTTCCTGGATGCTCCGAGCGATCATCGGCCGCCTTCCGTTTGAAGGTTGGCGATCAGGTGCGAGGCACAAACCGCCTCGATCGGGGTAAGGTCAGCTCCAAACGGAATCGGGACATCGCGCATCTGGAACGCAGGAATGTCCAGCGGGTTCTCGGCGAGGCTTCTTGAGTAAATCGTCAGTCGGTCCATGATCGCAGCCCGTTGGGTCGGGTCATCGACCTTGGCCGACAGGGCGGCCACGTGGCAGGCGACAAGCGGGGAATGGATCGGCTTATCGCGGGAGGTCCGCTTGGCCGTTCCCATGTATGCGTCGACCTTCGAGGCCATGGAGAAGTCACCCCACCCGCGATCGAGCCCAACTTTGCAGGCCTCGATGTGGTCGCCGATCCCGATGGGAAACTGCTCCTCGAAGCCGAGGATGCGCAGTGCCGCAAGGCGGAACTGCTCGCTGGTCATATATCCAAGCGGCGGAACCTTG
This genomic stretch from Acidihalobacter ferrooxydans harbors:
- a CDS encoding DNA methyltransferase gives rise to the protein MIARSIQERFAVPTPLLLSGGTDQVALEIKPYLQPFERELAVRELRALLNPGDEIREEHGYWLARTAVSDEMLRAKLTYWQRVGRDSLEPTLQKALEFTQNGETAGNERSELHRARRLRYGPHDLHEYRGKFFPQLVRSLINMSGIPEGSLVLDPMSGSGTTACEAIAAGMAAIGADLNPLSALIASVKASIPAIDPKEFKKQAVDRLPKFKFEPADPAKVWGEDDLRYLGMWFDPKAITDLASIVSEIGKIRSPAYRDFFRVCLSNIVRSVSWQKSTDLRVRKEILPYDAGTAQVRFLAEAGAQVDRIYPYLSVLKHQGPANVQIRRGNALDIASIFPEYRGKVDLLITSPPYATALPYLDTDRLSLIVMGLLPRKQHGEAERDMVGTREVSERERREAWAAYEVRRGELPEEISSLIDRIAAVNHGEGVGFRRRNLPALLGKYFLSMLDAMRSARELMKPGAFGHYVVGNNSTEVDGKKIEIPTDHFLVGLGAAAGWTPVEQIPMELIASRDIFRENRGSSETILCFRA